A stretch of DNA from Saccharomycodes ludwigii strain NBRC 1722 chromosome I, whole genome shotgun sequence:
CCACATTTCGTCGCCGGCAGTGGGCGAAATTGGAGCCGGCTCCAGTTCACCCctgacaacaacaacaaattcaCCGTTTTTACCGCTCTTGAGCTCGCTGGCATTACTTGATCTTTCTAGTTTAATACTTAGATCATATTTATCGGCTACCTCACTGACCAAGTCCAAAATATGATCTAAAGTCTCGTTGACACTCGAGTTGATATTAATTCTATTATTAACCAATACGGTAACTTGTTCAGGCAAAGCGTTAGCCTTAACACCAcctttaataatatcaatagcTTGGGAAGTTCTGAAAAAGTATCTGTAACCCAAGTGATTGTTAACAGCGTTAGTTAGTTTGCCCAATCTACCAGATTTAAAACCTTTAGTAACATCACCAAAGAAAGATTTATCGTATAAAGCGCGGCATTGGACGGCTTCCAAGGCTGGATTATTAACAGCTATGGATGGGTCATACGGATTTTTTTCTAGCAAATAATTTAACTCACTAATGATGCCAATGGAAGTGTGGTCCGGAGGAATCGAGGAATGTCCACCCTTTGTGTTTAATGTAATAATAGCATCTAAATAGCCCTTTTCGGCAGTAACTGGGCTACCAATAAAACCATTATCGCCCAAATACCCAGTTTCGCCACCTTCATCGATCAAGCCGTATATGCTATCTGGGCCATATCTTTCCAAAATGAACTTGGCAATTGCACTTGCGCCATCAATACCGCCTCTTTCCTCATCGAAACCATACGATAACAAAATAGGCCTTTTACTGGGCTCCCAATTAGCAGCAATCAATAATTCCAAAGCTTCCAAATGAGAaatcaacaattttttagtATCTGTAGATCCTCTGCCATATAAAGTGTCGGTTTTCTTGTCGTAATGACCGGAAAATGGAGGGTACGTCCATCTGGACACAGTGCTTGGATCAAATGGGACAACGTCTTGGTGTGCcatcaataaaaatggcTTAGAGTCCTTTGGGATATGTTTTGGATGCCAAGTCAACAATAATCCGGCAccgttaattttttctacaATAAATTTAGAATAGACCAGCGGGAAAGTCGACTCCAAATAAGTGTGAAGTAaactaaaatttttatagttTGGATCGTCTTTCAATGGAATGGATAAGTCTGGTGGTGGTGTTTCGTCATATATTTGGGTGGGAATTCTAATGGCACCTGCTAGTTTTTCGATAACAGACAATTGgtaatctttattttcgAAAATTAAATCTAAAGAACCTTTATAAGCTGGTTTCAATGGTCCATAACTCTTGCAATCTTGACATTCTGGGATTTCTGATGatttagtaaaaaaaacaaaaaacaatatcaacaaaGCAGCAATTGTAGCCAAGCCAATACTgatctgtttttttttggcctTTAGCTTATCTAAAGCGTCTTGAGCATTTATTGGGATATATCGAGACATGGTGGTGATGGTGgcgttgttgttgttgttgtttttgttgttataatctttttttttttccctggatataatatatatatattatgtaAATATGAGCTAATATAAAGAGAAACAGGAATACAGTTGAAAAGCCCTAACAACTTGGTGTTGTATAATAAGTAAGGgaaacaaattataaatataaaagggTGAATGAGTAAGAATAATATCTAGTATAAAATCTTTCCgtttatatactttttatttatttttttttctttcctttttcgTCTCTTATTTTGTGATTGTATGGTAGTGTTAATACTTACATAgcaatatcaataaattgaaaattaattttggttgtttattttttattgtgtaaagaataaaatgaaatagaTAAATGCTTTATTTTAAGGGTGAGATAAGGCAGAAACCCACTGCCTGCTCCCttataaacaataatgaGCAATTTCAAccaaaaagttaaaagaaaaagtcaaaaaaaaaaaaaaaaaaaaaaaagccaaGTAGGGGAAGAGCGCACTCGTTTATAACACCgctaatacaaaaaaaaaaaaaaaaaaaagaaaaaaaaaattaaaaaataatccatTTCTCGGTAATATCCCCTCATCTTTTTACCGAACTACGATTACAAATATAACTTTGTCTTATTAAAGACCTTCCCCTCTACAcatagaaagaaaaaaatatagtaTTTAGATAACTATGTAAGATTAAGAAGATAATCTATCTACATTGGTAAtcaattgataaaaaaaggcaACTCCAGACATTAACGTTAAACCACCAGTGGTTTCATCAACTGTATGTTCATTTTTATCTCCAGCTGATGTTAAAGATCCTCTAAATCTATAAATTCTATTTGTCAAATCCCAATAAGATTTTGTATCGGTATTCCCTGCCATTAAAGATGAAGTCACCAACACTTTATTATCTGTaccattctttttttttccctgaAACAATGGCTGTTGATAAGTGTTAACTACTGTACCAGCAATAATGTTCCACAATTCATCGTCACCAGTTGGTGATATAGTGGCTGGCTCTAAAGGATCCATTAACTGAACAACAAATTCGCCATTTGAACCTTCCTTCCTAGGTGCTGAAATGTGAGTCCCATTTTTATGCTCTACATTAACACTGAAATCATATTTCTTGgcaattaataaaacattttttaaaacgtGACTTAAAGTTTGATTAACTGTTGAATGAATACCAATTCTATgatttaataatactgtAACCTGTTCTGGTAGTGCATTGGATTTGACACCACCATACATTAAATCCAAAGCTTGAGAAGtcttgaataaaaatttataatttggGATATTATCCACGATCTTGCCGATTTTAGATACGCGACCATCTTTGAAAGCGTTCTTCAAGGCTTTGTCATTGGGAGAATCGGAATATGTACTGATACATTGTAACATTTCCAAAGCAGGATTATCCAAGGTGATGACTTGCTCATATGGAGACTCCTCAATTAACATATTTAATTCGCTCATAATTCCTATTGAAGTATGGTCTGGTGGAATCGAGGAATGGCCTCCTTTGGTATTCAAAATTAAGACTGCATCCAGGTATCCCTTTTCGCTAGTTGGTATAACAGCTACAAAGTCACCATCATTT
This window harbors:
- a CDS encoding M20 family metallopeptidase (similar to Saccharomyces cerevisiae YJL172W | CPS1 | CarboxyPeptidase yscS), whose translation is MSRYIPINAQDALDKLKAKKKQISIGLATIAALLILFFVFFTKSSEIPECQDCKSYGPLKPAYKGSLDLIFENKDYQLSVIEKLAGAIRIPTQIYDETPPPDLSIPLKDDPNYKNFSLLHTYLESTFPLVYSKFIVEKINGAGLLLTWHPKHIPKDSKPFLLMAHQDVVPFDPSTVSRWTYPPFSGHYDKKTDTLYGRGSTDTKKLLISHLEALELLIAANWEPSKRPILLSYGFDEERGGIDGASAIAKFILERYGPDSIYGLIDEGGETGYLGDNGFIGSPVTAEKGYLDAIITLNTKGGHSSIPPDHTSIGIISELNYLLEKNPYDPSIAVNNPALEAVQCRALYDKSFFGDVTKGFKSGRLGKLTNAVNNHLGYRYFFRTSQAIDIIKGGVKANALPEQVTVLVNNRININSSVNETLDHILDLVSEVADKYDLSIKLERSSNASELKSGKNGEFVVVVRGELEPAPISPTAGDEMWEIIAGTIVNTYSSSFFGNNTEVYVAPSLTTGNTDTKYFWDLTKRIYRFSGSLHVNGSNAHTVDEKTTGKSIISCLAFVYQIIGNIDKYT
- a CDS encoding M20 family metallopeptidase (similar to Saccharomyces cerevisiae YJL172W | CPS1 | CarboxyPeptidase yscS) — encoded protein: MTASSSYLPISVPGPSRKKNYLKKIRGLLLVVVVFASIFSIFIKDTSKKNNLIPAFNDCGLYSPIVPTFKKSFDQILYDKKYKLTVVDKLTNAVRIPTQIYDETPPPDLKSNLTTDPNWANFTKFHDFLQDSFPHVFKTLKVEKINGLGLLLTWSSETTASAPPLLLMAHQDVVPVEPSTISKWTHPPFEGIYDPEKDLIYGRGSSDTKQMIISEMEAIEKLIIDGFEPTKRPLLIAYGFDEEASGTYGAAQISQVLLERYGKNGLYGIIDEGDGVEQMENDGDFVAVIPTSEKGYLDAVLILNTKGGHSSIPPDHTSIGIMSELNMLIEESPYEQVITLDNPALEMLQCISTYSDSPNDKALKNAFKDGRVSKIGKIVDNIPNYKFLFKTSQALDLMYGGVKSNALPEQVTVLLNHRIGIHSTVNQTLSHVLKNVLLIAKKYDFSVNVEHKNGTHISAPRKEGSNGEFVVQLMDPLEPATISPTGDDELWNIIAGTVVNTYQQPLFQGKKKNGTDNKVLVTSSLMAGNTDTKSYWDLTNRIYRFRGSLTSAGDKNEHTVDETTGGLTLMSGVAFFYQLITNVDRLSS